The genomic window atcctgcccacaccctgggcagcacaggtgggattgctgacctCCCGACTGATGGCTGCCATCTCGTCTTCAGACAGGTGGGTCTCGCTGATGACATCGCTCAGAGTGCCTCCGTCCATGTACTCCATGACCAGCCAGCGTTGCCCATCCACACggtagctgaaagaaggaaacaagagcatggagatagacatgcatggctaggttgttttcttgattgattcttgtttccaagtccctttgtgactaggacagaatgaaaggaatagacattccctctaggctgtgcattgtttgcaatctgtctcaagaagaaaggcacagctgtgaaaaaaggagatgtcttcaattgccagcaagtaaaaactgcaggttaggaacagatcaaaaacctgtcaaactgcgtgtttctggaaataagcacctagtcttcctggcatgcaaagtaatggaaaagaggggacacaatccaagggaaatccatgttagtttatctggacgtaagaggactcttgaaaaaaatcaagccccaaaacaatgtggtggctgtgaacttACAGGCTATTGATTCAGTAAGATATGACAGATGCAGGTTTTTGAATCATTTTCAAACTCTGTGTACCAGGGAAGACTCATGCAGACAAgatgcactctcttcccatccactggagatgagcagagcagtAATATTTaaccaataattacagctctattttctgccagtgaacaaagtggaattttaccttgcatgtttgcaatatgtaaacaaacattcacaacaacTCACCTGTCTAAATAGTTGACCAGGTTGGGATTCTTATTTGGCTTCATGAGCATGAGTTCATTGACTtttagttccttcttcctcagttcttggagatttattttctttatggccacctaaaatgacattgaaaatgaGTAACTTGAGAATTTGGCAGCACAAGACCGCAAGGCACATGGAGCGAGTGattttgcaatgccacagccgagctgtgccaaactgccttgtgattgggcattgcagtaattaggaactgacattgcaacagcccatttctctgctcccttggaggccacttacaggacacgtggccactgaggttttgccttgtccacttggtaactgtggtgtctcagctatcacccacaaagctctgagcacactccctgctgctttgtctgggattcagaagaagtaatcCATGCCTTAATACTCTGTGGATATATTTTGGGCTATGGGCAGGACTTAGGGCTTTTAGGGACGCCGTGCAGATCTCTCCCTACGTGCAGTTGCCAAGTGCGgcactgcaggtggctaaggaactaccagtaactttcagatgcatttcCTGGCAGCCAGAAGTGAgaattcaggactctgaagctgtagccccaaagagcagtgagatgctcaaaggcaccacctttgttttagcaatggagaGCGAATGAccacatccttctctgaaaggaactgctgccctccttgccttccttctggcagctgagaaggacaaagactgtcccaaatgtattttgcaggctggtagcagtctgtgcttcttgtgccttttcagcacagctctactcaaagctccagccacagctgctcacaccagaggacctgcgggagatgttgacatttacctcttctcctgtggcattgtcaagtgctatgcaaacatctccaaaagtcctagaaacaaaaaagcagcaaagaaaggagaagacatttagatcttgcagtgaaagccagtccacagaggagatctctgctgcaaatgcctaaaaCCTGCCGGAAGCAGGCGGGCTCTGCCCAaaggcagatgatgcattttcctctcaagtgcatgggcactgggcctgtccctgaagtgttgctgttttctgcctcagctcctaaggagagctccttctttcatcttgggtttcaggttctaaactgtgcagtttttatcctgaccatggagtatttccttcagcaatcttttggaaagaaatgttcctgagaactgttatctgacagctatcagggagtaggttgctctttcaggcaagcacgtttcttccccttttattagtgtggctgtatgatttggagatatacaaaaatgctcaggaaattaacacagaactgtcccacacTTGTGAGACAAGGAGATCTTCCaggtcctgttccttgctgcaggcaggaacttggcagcatggaggtgtcTCTGACAATGCCTTCTGGGCACACTCACAAATTCGGAGCAGCAGTGAGAGATGGGACAATctatccccagtgtctgaacatggggatagatgtctgtttgcagctgttctgacttcacactgcatagatattccaccagaaaaacacctggcccatggttatATAGAAGTAACTGTGGTTGGACTCACCCTCTGCCAATATGTTCCAGTTCCGTGTATTTCATCacaggattttccatgttcactattttccctgagggaaacaaaatgcaagatgctcactttaaagcagagatcccagcttccaggagattcaaaagacagacccagagcctgaagctttgaaccctttgtgttcggctgggtaaaaacaacaaccaggcagacagctctgcggcacaggtggccagcacaaagactgcttttctacagcagttcctgtggggaaatgtctctaaatgtccctgggacaccaaactcaggaaaagcatttggtacagctatgctggcacctgcacacaatagactgtccctcagacaagaaatacagcagacgtactccgtagctccagggagtcatccttgatctcctgttgctgagcagcagctgggccagcactggagatgaacaaaccgccccggctccgcttctcagggtggagagcaaaggctcctttagaccatgctgctgctgcagcaggtttggtgacaaagcccttgtagatctgggacaagaaatgagtttatgtcagaaaggtggctggcagagattagcctgagattccatttcaaatgcaagcccttaggaaggtgctgtCAGCAACATGCAGCGctcttaagtgggttttttctgatgtccacttctcagactggatgggtcaaaaccaaaggctaGTTCTACTCGAGTGGATGGCCAGATTCatggtccattttcatggattttctgaaggatcactgccacaatgaccattctacttcctctcaaggattcctttccccctccaagggcttcagacacacgtgcagctccttgttcaagTGTTCGTCCTCCCCCCACTgtgtcttcttttcctgcaccatcttcaggtcatgcccaacctgtagcacctttggtggggacagttcctgtgcctcacgccAGCCTCGGGGCTCTTCAGTGCCACTCATTTGCCGGAAGTCTTTGCCGGCTGCCCGGTGAGACGTCAACACTTGCACCTcgagtcaaacagaacaaagcagtcagagactacagcttgtccctgtcagtcaagagtcactgactgtgaggaaagaacagatttacaagggatacagacagcttgtttcaatcctccatctgggtcaccatattcccctgtaaaaacacctcaagaaacaaggagagcaggaacaggccagcaggaatcaatttggatgactgctggccaaaaggccaaaggacaagtcccactgtccagggcagcagctgagattcagcacaccaggaaatgtccttccgagtgactgtgatacacactagagcaggatggcactcagaggcatcaccccgctccctgctgctctgcactgggaaggccagaagggcagaaaccaccagtttggtgactgcagtggctatccctctttcactcacttgcttttgtagagcctgagggaggggattaagtttttctctgatgattttcatttcttcctcctgcctcttctcccttgccaTGATCTTAGcgtgagctttctgaaagtctgtgtccagctgttccttcaagtTCTCTAAAATACGAGAGAGAGGATCTTTCACAAGTGGAGTGACTGCCACTCTTTCAGtcacctggttttgttgatcacccctctgctgatggagattcATCTCCTTTTGAATTCTTCTTGTCTCTTCCtggttcctcttcttcacttctgtgatggcactctgagcttcgggcagctctgcttgtggctctgccttgatattctgtacacacaaatgcagagcaagtgactgggagctgccataaggctcagctttttcctcttgcagcctcaaaatcacatttattcagccccttctttctgcttccctacCCACACCTGCTTCTAATGGAACCCTCTTGTCTCAGTGCTGAtccctgcagattccaaggctctgtgctttcagtgcctctgggactcctggcctcctcactcccaagagctctgttttatgcccttcttcctgccctttccctctgacacctggcgagtcaggcttacctggccattctcctgtggctcttccacctgctgcctgagctgctcttcctgctctcgggctctcagctctccctgagtctggcatggcatctctgataactcaatctgctcctgctctttctctggaaggatctgcacagaaagcaagagaagatgggtttcaactttccataggacatttgtgggccaagactcaaggactgatgggctcacacgttcccagagcactgtgctgctgctctcctgggtcattctctgcccgtggggaggcacagattccaaagtgaccctggcactacaatcaggggccatctggggctgaagctccaacagcctctcaggcagctgacagggaaggtgtggcatttctcagggatctggtgagggcctccctctgctcctgccatgtcctgtttgtctttcagtagtgactgacacccagcccagtcccacagctccatcctgcctctgcaggtggcttcctgggtgagctcaccctttatgagagacacttctggagttcatgttctcttcaccacctaaaacatggaattcttccacctctctgggacaggcagaaaatcaAAGAATTAACTGGGggcttcaggaagaagaggccggaggaggaaaacagctctgagggggaaaaaaaccaccatatctggagggggaaatagctctgcctgctcagaatcGGTCAACAGAACGTgtctctaatcctctcctgaaagggatgctttaGGTGAAGTTTGCACCTCCAACTGCTTTggaccagagccaagaagattcaattatgcaaatgatagatagattagatagatagatagatagatagatagatagatagatagatagaaagATAGAATTCACTCTTATAATCTCTCTTAACTATAGtttctgttgctacacacaCTTGGTAGCCATTGCCCTGATCAGCAGCAATCCTGAGATTGCTCTCCTATTGCTTCAATAAACCACACTCCCGGGGAATCTGGAGCATTTAGGTCCTTATGGAATGCAACCAGATCCAgagcattgcactgggaatggcattcttgcagcatctgtgcttggccaagtgcttctctttgacttgacaacactgagagtgctaaaggggctgtaatcagaaataaagcccagcccctcccagctcctctgatctctgaggaccAGCTGGAATGCAAGAGCATTGATTTCCCGCTCAATTTCAAAACACCACATTTActgattccctgggctgcaaaaaggCAGAGGTACTGTCAATATGAACGCAAAGTGAAAGGCCCTATTGACTGGCGtggcaccagaacagctccttctgcaccgAGCTCGCAGCCCCAAACAATGTGTTCTCATGCAAATATAATGCATCCTCCAGAAATGtcaccttacaaaagaaaaacctagCAGAATCTTGACAAGTCAcggaaaagggcagaaaagatggaggaaaacCACCTGGCCTTGCTGAAAAATGAGAACCTGAACAGGAAATCTCctcctaaaaaaggaagaaaccacaAGATGAAAGAGTCACCAAAAAAAGTGtcaaaagcacttggatgctGTGAGAGGatatttgcagaagaaatagCATTTGTAGTCAGCACTGTCCCatatggatctatggaagtgtgcctgaagggccctgacgagcctcccgttgtccaggctaaagctccctcagcacctcctccttggccttgcgctccacagccttccccagctcccgtgtcctcctctgcacacgctccagcccctcaaggactttctgcttcacaggggcccacaactgggcacagcactcccagctgtggccgcagcgctgcccagcccagggggacgctccctgccctgctcctgctgccccactcttgctgacacaggccaggacgcccttggccttcttggctccctggccacgcgctggcccaccttcagctgctcttgaccggcacccctgggtcctttgggcccacgcagctcccccaccacaaacttgcccctttgacgtcaaatacagcagccacaattccaagatgtccttcctcttctcagcaacacaagacagcagtcaaggacttgcagcttcacccccacccgagccactaatgccatttccaaagctgcaggcttcatcccaaaacgcatccacagcaacttgccccttctgctttttgcctggcaagaagccttccctacaaggcacttgcttcctttggcctcaccccacaagaatggcctgccccagcttcatggacaacgcaatcatctccttgcagcttatcaaaagccaaaagagactgtacaagtgaagaactgctccagaaaactgcagaacacttccacaagccaaacacacctttgcacaaagggaaaacaaccaaagaaagccctgtgacctccagcacgagcacctgtgcccttggccacggccctgcagaagcccagagacagagcttcactgagccaagcaggcagaagctgagccgcagcccccagctcttgggtgcctcaaggtgacaggccaaaggccaatttctagctgtccctgcctgcaggaaatggccgcgtcctgcgggattccagcactcagcatcctcagccagcaacagcaagtgctggctgctcagaaacttgcagctctgccttgcactaaatacagcaccacccacaactggcacttactcccttggaagcatcaggctctgctgtgaccacagctgcaggctcgtggtcgtcttgctccttttgctcctctttggcttcttctccaagagcagagggagccggggcggagactgctgctgcttctgtcatctgtggcaagagagaaacatgagggacaggccgttacctatggtttagaacctcctttctcttcgcatctacaaccaccacttcgaaggagaaatcatcagcattcttagcaatggcattctaagtcactccggccagattaaaatgggctaattcaagagaactctgtttgcctaggaatttgatagtcctccatggctgctaactgcaaggcacagtgcctctgcacaagggagcttttagctcttgaaagctgtgaaatggaaaagtaggaaatagccagcaaggcctttgctattgctgcggcagacatggaaaagtaaaagtggatcagaatcccattcggtgcaggaaaagggcaggaaagcttgtgcagaagcatctttgcttgctgggaagagagaaaatgagcagtgcttctcctcctagcaagccaagaaaccacaaattggaagtgtcacctcctcaggtggctaaagtccttgcatgcagagcggggaggtttggcagggaagcaggccttggggtgagcgctgtcctctatggatctatggaagtgtgcctgaagggccctgacgagcctcccgttgtccaggctaaagctccctcaacacctcctccttggccttgcgctccacagccttccccagctcccgtgtcctcctctgcacacgctccagcccctcaaggactttctgcttcacaggggcccacaactgggcacagcactcccagctgtggccgcagcgctgcccagcccagggggacgctcactgccctgctcctgctgccccactcttgctgacacaggccaggacgcccttggccttcttggctccctggccacgtgctggcccaccttcagctgctcttgaccggcacccctgggtcctttgggcccacgcagctcccccaccacaaacttgcccctttgacgtcaaatacagcacccacaattccaagatgtcattcctcttctcagcaacacaagacagcagtcaaggacttgcagcttcaccccacccgagccactaatgccatttccaaagctgcaggcttcatcccaaaacgcacccacagaatctcgccccttctgctttttgcctgacaagaagccttccctacaaggcacttgcttcctttggcctcaccccacaagaatggcctgccccagcttcatggacaacgcaatcatctccttgccgcttatcaaaagccaaaagagactgtacaagtgaagaactgctgcagaaaactgcagaacacttccacaagccaaacacacctttgcacaaagggaaaacaactaaagaaagccccgtgacctccagcacgagcacctgtgcccttggccacggccctgcagaagcccagagacagagcttcactgagccaagcaggcagaagctgagccgcagcccccagctcttgggtgcctcaaggtgacaggccaagggccaatttctagctgtccctgcctgcaggaaatggccgcgtcctgcgggattccagcactcagcatcctcagccagcaacagcaagtgctggctgctcagaaacttgcagctctgccttgcactaaagacagcaccagccacaactggcacttactctcttggaagcatcaggctctgctgtgaccacagctgcaggctcgtggtcatcttgctccttttgctcctctttggcttcttctccaggagcagagggagccggggcagagactgctgctgcttctgtcatctgtggcaagagagaaacatgagggacaggccgttacctatcgtttagcacctcctttctcctggcatctacaaccacctctttgaaggagaaatcatcagcattcttagcaatggcattctaagtcactccagccagattaaaatgggctaattcaagagaactctgtttgcctaggaatttgatagtcctccctggctgctatctgcaaggcacagtgcctctgcacaagggagcttttagctcttgaaagctgtgaaatggaaaagtaggaaatagccagcaaggcctttgctgctgctgcggcagacatggaaaactaaaagtggatcagaatcccattcggtgcaggaaaagggcaggaaagcttgtgcagaagcatcttttcttgctgggaagagagaaaatgagcagggcttctcctcctagcaagccaagaaaccacaaattggaagtgtcacctcctcaggtggctaaagcacatggatgcagagcggggaggtttggcagggaagcaggccttggggtgagcgctgtcctctatggatctatggaagtgtgcctgaagggccctgacgagcctcccgttgtccaggctaaagctccctcagcacctcctccttggccttgcgctccacagccttccccagctcccgtgtcctcctctgcacacgctccagcccctcaaggactttctgcttcacaagggcccacaactgggcacagcactcccagctgtggccgcagcgctgcccagcccagggggacgctcactgccctactcctgctgccccagtcttgctgacacaggccaggacgcccttggccatcttggctccctggccacgcgctggcccaccttcagctgctcttgaccggcacccctgggtcctttgggcccacgcagctcccccaccacaaacttgcccctttgacgtcaaatacagcagccacaattccaagatgtcattcctcttctcagcaacacaagacagcagtcaaggacttgcagcttcacccccacccgagccactaatgccatttccaaagctgcaggcttcatcccaaaacgcaaccacagaatctcgccccttctgctttttgcctggcaagaagccttccctacaaggcacttgcttcctttggcctcaccccacaagaatggcctgccccagcttcatggacaacgcaatcatctccttgccgcttatcaaaagccaaaagagactgtacaagtgaagaactgctgcagaaaactgcagaacacttccacaagccaaacacacctttgcacaaagggaaaacaactaaagaaagccctgtgacctccagcacgagcacctgtgcccttggccacggccctgcagaagcccagagacagagcttcactgagcca from Vidua macroura isolate BioBank_ID:100142 chromosome Z, ASM2450914v1, whole genome shotgun sequence includes these protein-coding regions:
- the LOC128821611 gene encoding putative uncharacterized protein DDB_G0271606, with product MTQESSSTVLWERVSPSVLESWPTNVLWKVETHLLLLSVQILPEKEQEQIELSEMPCQTQGELRAREQEEQLRQQVEEPQENGQNIKAEPQAELPEAQSAITEVKKRNQEETRRIQKEMNLHQQRGDQQNQVTERVAVTPLVKDPLSRILENLKEQLDTDFQKAHAKIMAREKRQEEEMKIIREKLNPLPQALQKQVSERGIATAVTKLVVSALLAFPVQSSRERGDASECHPALVCITVTRKDISWCAESQLLPWTVGLVLWPFGQQSSKLIPAGLFLLSLFLEVFLQGNMVTQMED
- the LOC128821610 gene encoding serine/threonine-protein kinase PAK 3-like → MSGTEEPRGWREAQELSPPKIYKGFVTKPAAAAAWSKGAFALHPEKRSRGGLFISSAGPAAAQQQEIKDDSLELRRKIVNMENPVMKYTELEHIGRGTFGDVCIALDNATGEEVAIKKINLQELRKKELKVNELMLMKPNKNPNLVNYLDSYRVDGQRWLVMEYMDGGTLSDVISETHLSEDEMAAISRECLQGLDFLHSNHVIHRDVKSSNILLRTDGSVKLADSGLFVQLTPEQSRRSSVAGTSGWMAPEVVTGQPCGPKVDIWSLGIVGIEMAEGEVPYWNETPVSPQLLIAIRGTPKLRQPNRFSSSLRNFLRHCLRTDAARRWSAKELLQHPFVTSAKPASTLVPLINSVKKEKKKKTRI